The following are encoded together in the Bacillus sp. V2I10 genome:
- a CDS encoding universal stress protein has translation MNTFKHIVVAYDGQDENQAALRTGIDLSKQLESRLTVVHVYQEEHAIHTRGIQPVMPSPPANGYLTDNLQNYPVAPEPSHRLDQTHTQHDYFDNADEMVSRIRMKMDENQAIGEIEILSGSPSDAILNYAEEKNADLIVMGSRDSGGLKKLLFGGVSDKVSHNSAISVLIAK, from the coding sequence ATGAATACGTTTAAACATATAGTGGTAGCTTATGATGGACAGGATGAAAATCAGGCAGCTTTAAGAACAGGAATAGATTTGAGCAAACAATTAGAATCCAGGCTGACTGTCGTTCACGTTTACCAAGAAGAACATGCCATTCACACCAGAGGAATTCAGCCCGTTATGCCAAGTCCACCTGCCAATGGCTATTTGACAGACAATCTGCAAAACTACCCGGTCGCGCCTGAACCGTCACATCGGCTCGATCAAACTCACACCCAGCATGATTATTTTGATAATGCAGATGAAATGGTTTCAAGAATCAGGATGAAAATGGATGAGAATCAGGCTATTGGAGAGATTGAAATCTTATCAGGTTCTCCATCAGATGCGATTCTGAATTATGCAGAAGAAAAAAATGCTGATTTAATCGTTATGGGCAGCAGAGATTCAGGCGGCCTCAAAAAATTGCTGTTTGGCGGAGTAAGCGATAAAGTGTCCCATAACTCAGCTATTTCCGTGCTGATCGCAAAATAA